The following proteins are co-located in the Acinetobacter shaoyimingii genome:
- a CDS encoding DUF4845 domain-containing protein encodes MYKNQKGASYLTILVGLVALAFVVKAVTAVWPSYWDDRVVNKQIEELISSSSSDITENQFVEKMDKSLEMNNIRDLKFDDIAQVSTENGIVVSKQYEVRVPFLLNIDLILTFEKSFDQRSVQSQ; translated from the coding sequence ATGTATAAAAATCAAAAAGGTGCTTCTTATTTAACGATTTTAGTTGGGTTGGTTGCTTTGGCTTTTGTGGTCAAAGCGGTCACAGCTGTTTGGCCTTCTTATTGGGATGATCGAGTGGTCAATAAGCAAATTGAGGAGTTGATTTCTTCGAGTTCATCAGATATCACAGAAAATCAATTTGTGGAAAAAATGGATAAAAGTTTAGAAATGAACAATATCAGAGATCTAAAATTTGATGATATTGCTCAAGTCAGTACTGAAAATGGTATAGTTGTGTCTAAGCAATATGAGGTAAGAGTTCCGTTCTTACTGAATATTGATTTAATTTTAACATTCGAGAAGAGTTTTGATCAAAGGTCAGTTCAAAGTCAATGA
- the rnc gene encoding ribonuclease III, translating into MIKGQFKVNDARLIGRIGYQFKNIELLQLALTHRSVSHKYNYERLEFLGDSLLGMIIANYLYEAYPKEDEGRLTRMRATLVRQEALGKIANDLKLSQSLILSTGELKSGGHHRESILADTVEAIIGAIYTDCHDLNVLQQIVLKWYEPYLDHIEPTDQLKDPKSRLQEYLQARKKPLPIYEVVDIQGDAPNQHFKVECLVDGLPVKYGEGSSRRFAEQTVAAEILKILEHKS; encoded by the coding sequence TTGATCAAAGGTCAGTTCAAAGTCAATGATGCGCGCTTAATTGGTCGCATTGGTTATCAGTTTAAGAATATTGAGTTACTTCAACTTGCACTGACACACCGTTCGGTTAGTCATAAATACAACTATGAGCGCCTAGAGTTTCTAGGTGATTCATTGTTAGGGATGATCATCGCCAATTATCTTTACGAGGCTTATCCCAAAGAGGATGAGGGTCGACTTACACGTATGCGAGCGACCTTGGTTCGGCAAGAAGCTTTAGGCAAGATTGCCAATGATTTAAAACTCAGTCAGAGTTTAATTCTGAGTACAGGTGAATTAAAATCTGGTGGACATCATCGCGAATCGATATTGGCCGATACCGTTGAAGCCATTATTGGTGCGATCTATACAGATTGTCACGATTTAAATGTTTTGCAGCAGATCGTTTTGAAATGGTATGAACCTTATCTGGATCATATTGAACCAACAGATCAGCTCAAAGATCCTAAATCACGTTTACAAGAATATTTGCAAGCACGTAAAAAACCTCTCCCTATTTACGAAGTTGTCGATATTCAAGGTGATGCACCAAATCAGCATTTTAAAGTGGAATGCTTGGTTGATGGATTGCCAGTTAAATATGGTGAAGGATCAAGCCGTCGCTTTGCTGAACAAACAGTTGCGGCAGAAATCTTAAAAATTTTGGAGCACAAGTCTTAA
- the lepA gene encoding translation elongation factor 4, with protein MAQAKKSVDIKNIRNFSIIAHIDHGKSTLADRFIQTCGGLQAREMQAQVLDSMDIERERGITIKAASVTLYYKHSDGQEYQLNFIDTPGHVDFSYEVSRSLAACEGALLVVDAAQGVEAQSVANCYTAIEQGLEVLPVLNKIDLPQAEPERVIQEIEDIIGIEATEAPTCSAKTGLGIEGVLETLVNVIPAPVGDRDAALQALIVDSWFDNYLGVVSLVRVKEGRIRKGDKMLVKSTGQTHIVTSVGIFNPKHTETDILEAGEVGFVIAGIKDIFGAPVGDTITLSNTPEVAVLPGFKKVKPQVYAGLFPIDSSDFEPFREALHKLQINDSALFFEPESSDALGFGFRCGFLGMLHMEIVQERLEREYDLDLISSAPTVIYEAVMKNGDIVYVDSPSKMPDGSTVEDLREPIAECHILVPQEYLGNVMTLCVERRGVQKDMKFLGNQVSITFEIPMAEVVMDFFDKLKSCSRGFASLDYNFVRFESSSLVKVDVLINGDKVDALAMICHRQDARHRGIALVEKMKDLIPRQMFDVAIQAAIGAQIIARSTVKAMRKNVLAKCYGGDVSRKKKLLSKQKEGKKRMKQVGSVEIPQEAFLAVLKVER; from the coding sequence ATGGCGCAAGCTAAAAAATCCGTTGATATCAAAAACATACGTAACTTTTCGATCATTGCTCACATCGATCATGGAAAGTCGACTCTAGCCGACCGTTTTATTCAAACCTGTGGTGGATTGCAAGCTCGCGAAATGCAAGCGCAAGTTCTTGACTCCATGGATATTGAACGTGAACGTGGGATTACCATTAAAGCCGCTTCAGTAACGTTGTACTATAAACATTCAGATGGTCAAGAATACCAATTGAACTTTATTGATACACCAGGACACGTCGACTTCTCTTATGAAGTCTCTCGTTCTTTGGCTGCTTGTGAAGGTGCATTATTGGTTGTTGATGCTGCACAAGGTGTTGAGGCGCAATCTGTAGCAAACTGCTATACCGCAATTGAACAAGGTTTAGAAGTTTTGCCTGTGCTCAATAAAATCGATTTACCACAAGCTGAGCCAGAGCGTGTTATTCAAGAAATTGAAGACATTATTGGTATTGAAGCGACTGAAGCACCAACATGTTCTGCTAAAACAGGTTTAGGTATTGAGGGTGTTCTTGAAACATTGGTCAATGTGATTCCTGCGCCAGTCGGTGATCGTGACGCTGCACTTCAAGCACTGATTGTTGACTCATGGTTTGATAACTATTTAGGCGTTGTATCACTTGTTCGCGTCAAAGAAGGTCGAATCCGTAAGGGCGACAAAATGCTTGTAAAATCGACGGGTCAAACGCACATTGTGACATCTGTAGGTATTTTCAATCCAAAACACACTGAAACTGACATCTTAGAAGCGGGTGAAGTTGGATTTGTGATTGCAGGGATTAAGGACATTTTTGGTGCGCCAGTGGGTGATACCATTACACTGTCAAATACGCCTGAAGTTGCTGTGTTGCCTGGGTTTAAAAAAGTTAAACCACAAGTTTATGCAGGTTTATTCCCAATTGATTCAAGCGATTTTGAACCTTTCCGTGAAGCATTGCATAAATTGCAAATTAACGATTCGGCGTTATTTTTTGAGCCTGAAAGTTCTGATGCGCTTGGGTTTGGTTTCCGCTGCGGCTTCTTAGGAATGCTGCATATGGAAATCGTACAAGAACGTTTAGAGCGTGAATACGATTTAGACCTGATTTCATCTGCACCTACTGTAATCTATGAAGCCGTGATGAAAAACGGTGACATAGTCTATGTGGACAGCCCATCTAAAATGCCAGATGGATCAACAGTTGAAGATTTACGTGAACCCATTGCTGAATGTCATATCCTTGTTCCACAAGAATATCTTGGCAATGTAATGACATTGTGTGTTGAACGTCGTGGTGTACAAAAAGATATGAAGTTCTTGGGCAACCAAGTTTCAATCACGTTTGAAATACCAATGGCTGAAGTAGTGATGGATTTCTTTGATAAATTGAAATCATGTTCACGTGGTTTTGCCTCACTCGATTATAACTTTGTACGTTTTGAATCATCTTCATTGGTTAAAGTTGATGTGCTTATCAATGGTGATAAAGTCGATGCTTTAGCCATGATTTGTCACCGTCAAGACGCCCGTCATCGTGGTATTGCGCTTGTTGAAAAAATGAAAGATTTGATTCCACGTCAAATGTTTGATGTTGCGATTCAGGCTGCGATTGGTGCACAAATTATTGCCCGTTCAACAGTAAAAGCCATGCGTAAAAACGTATTGGCTAAATGTTACGGTGGTGACGTTTCTCGTAAGAAGAAATTGTTGTCTAAGCAAAAAGAAGGTAAGAAACGTATGAAGCAAGTGGGTAGTGTCGAAATCCCACAAGAAGCGTTCTTAGCTGTATTGAAAGTAGAAAGATAA
- the lepB gene encoding signal peptidase I: MDFDFNLILVPATLIFLGIWLLDKFVLKQRATKGKGNENFIITWAYDFWPVLAVVLVLRSFFFEPYNIPSDSMVPTLETGDYILVNKYQYGVRLPITNSKIINVKTPERGDVIVFRYPPQPTISYIKRVVGLPGDHIVYENGQLTINNQKVPLEQTQFSREKDVLDTPQSLYHYETLGEHKHLIRNLEGQNTLVAQFNYAQTKNELPFVAKENDRFVKSNGQSWEVTVPAGQYFAMGDNRDQSADSRFWGFVPEENLTGQAFYVWMHKEPGLKLPSFSRNGHID, from the coding sequence ATGGATTTTGATTTTAATTTAATTCTTGTACCTGCTACGCTGATTTTCTTGGGCATCTGGTTGCTCGATAAATTTGTATTAAAACAGCGTGCAACGAAGGGTAAAGGAAATGAAAATTTCATCATTACATGGGCATATGACTTTTGGCCTGTTTTGGCTGTAGTTTTAGTTCTCAGATCTTTTTTCTTTGAGCCGTATAACATTCCATCTGATTCTATGGTTCCGACCTTAGAAACAGGTGATTATATTTTAGTCAATAAGTACCAATACGGTGTACGTTTACCAATTACTAATTCGAAAATTATCAATGTAAAAACACCAGAACGTGGTGATGTCATCGTATTTCGTTACCCGCCACAGCCGACCATTAGTTATATTAAGCGTGTTGTTGGGTTGCCTGGTGATCATATTGTTTACGAAAATGGCCAATTGACGATTAATAATCAAAAAGTACCGCTTGAGCAAACCCAATTTAGCCGTGAAAAAGATGTATTAGACACACCGCAATCTTTGTATCATTATGAGACACTGGGTGAACATAAACACTTGATTCGTAACCTAGAAGGCCAAAATACTTTGGTTGCGCAGTTCAATTATGCGCAAACGAAAAATGAGTTGCCTTTTGTTGCGAAAGAAAATGATCGTTTTGTAAAATCTAATGGTCAGAGTTGGGAAGTGACTGTCCCAGCTGGTCAATATTTTGCAATGGGTGATAACCGTGACCAAAGTGCTGATAGTCGTTTTTGGGGATTCGTACCAGAAGAGAATTTAACAGGGCAAGCATTCTATGTTTGGATGCATAAAGAACCTGGTTTGAAATTACCTTCATTCAGTCGCAATGGTCATATTGATTAA